TCGATTTGTGATTTGCCAAAGTCACACTTAGTTCGCTTGACAAACAATTGATGGTCTTggagaactttgaaaaccagagACAAATGGTGAAGATGGGATTCCCAAGAGTCACTGTACACGAGAATATcatcaaagaaaaccaaaacaaacttCCTCAAGTAGGGGCGGAAAATCTCATTCATCAAACTTTGGAAAGTGGCTGGGGCATTAGTAAGCCCAAATGGCATTACTAAAAATTCATAGTGACCGTCATGGGTGCGAAATGCTGTCTTCTCAATGTCACTAGTATGGACCCTGATCTGATGATATCCTGCCCGCAAATCCAACTTCGAAAAAAATTGAGCaccaaacaactcatccaacaaTTCATCAATTAAGGGTATTGGATACTTATCCTTAATGGTTATCAAATTTAGAGCTCTATAATCCATGCACATCCGCCAACTATTATCCTTCTTCTTAACCAAGAGAACTGGTGAAGAAAATGGACTGTTACTGGCTCTAATAAAACCCGAATCCAATAATTCCTGAACACACTTTTCGATTTCAGATTTTTGTAAGGGACCATACCGATAAGGCCTGGCACTGGGAGGCTTGCTGCCGTCCAAAAGAGGAATTCTATGGTCATGAGAACGTGAAAGAGGAAGTGTGGTTGGTGCTTGGAATACAGAAGCAAATCGAGATAATAAGCCCTCTAACTCAGTTTCCTGCAGAATAGTGAGATCCCCAACAATAGCAACCTGAGTCTCGGGTTCTAGGAAGAAAAGAACGACACCAAAAGGACCTTGAGAAAGCAATTTCTCCACCTGACAGGTTGAAATGGACGTTGGTGCAGGAGGTGGAGAACTAGAAATACAATAGTGCTTCTTGCCCAAAGTAAATTCCATCTTGAGTTTGTCAAAATCCCAAAGAATAGGACCTAAAGTTCTTAACCACTGAGCTCCCAAAACCACATCACAACCACCCAATTGTAGTACATAGAAATCAGAAATATACTCATATTGTTGAATCTGCAACTTAATTTGAGAACAACAACCTTTACTGGCAATAGTACCCCCATTTGCAATCATCACCTCAAAAGAATGTTTTGAGTCAACCTTCCACCCCAACTGTTTGGCAACAGACAAACTAATAAAATTGTGTGAGCTACCCGAATCCAACAATACAATAACTGGGCAATTCTTGATTAATCCCGAGACTTTCATAGTCTGAATATGTTGAGGAGCCGATGAACCAAAAACTGCACAAGCCGTGATTTCCACCTGTTGGTCATCACAGTCCTCACCATCGAAATCTTCAATCCTATCAGCAGAGACATCTAATAACAGTAGTTGTTGAGTAGCACAAACATGCCCCCGAACCCATTTCTCTGGACAAGAATAACACAACCCCTTTTTCCGACGATCTTGAATTTCTTCAAAGGACATTTTCCTCATATTACTAGCCCTAGATGTGCTAGAAGAAAAATTACTACCAGATAACAGAGGCACAAATTTTGAGTTGGTAGCATTACTGAAAGAAGAAACAGAATTTCTGGAGAAATTTCGAACCTTGGTATCAGATAGTTTGATGTCCACTTGGAAGGCCAGCGCAATTGCCTCATGTACATCAGATGGCCGAAGCAATTTGACGTCATGACGTAACTCCGGTTTCAGGCCGCCGATGAAACAACCACGTAGCATGACCGGACCTATCTCCGTAGTCCGATTCGCCAATCGACGAAACTCCGAGACGTACTCTTTGAGGGAACCCAACTGCTTCAATTGAACTAGGGCTTCGGTAAAATCCTCAAATTCAGAAGGCCCAAATTCTTTACAGAAGACATGAACAAAATCTGCCCAGGTTGGGTGATTCTTGATACAATTCCTCCATTGAAACCATTGTAAAGCTTCGTTGTCCATATGAAAAGAAGCCATCCGTACCTTTTGGGCATCGTCAACCGAGAAATAATCGAAATAGTGCTCTGCCCGATAAACCCATGCCAAAGGATCATCGCCATCAGAAAACCGAGGAAACTCAAGCTTGATCAATGGCGGCCGTGGGTGAAATGATGAATCTTGACGGAAAAAACGCTGACCCATATGATCAACTCGATCGGACAAGGTTTCTTCAGAACTCCCCATTGGATTTGAAGAATTTCCAAGATCCCCGGGAGCACGATGAGGACGATCAGCACCAGAAAAATGAAATTCCAAGGCTGCAAATCGAGACTCCATTGATGCTATGACGGTGGACAAATTCTGCATTGTCGACCCGATCGTCGCAACGGAAGATTGGATTTCCTGAACCGACCCTTCAAGAGCTGCTACTCGTGTATCCATGGTTTTGGCACGCGTCGTCGCTCGCGTCATACAAGAAGGGAAACGTGGAGGATAGTTACTGGCTGATACCAATAATAGAACCCCTTGTTCTAACCTTGCACATGTATGCTAGTATTTCTCTTGTATTACTCCAACAACTTCTTTTACAAATCATAACCCTGCATCTGCACAGTTATCCAGTATTTATACCAGAACGCAGGCTAAGGTCCTAACAAGATATTTTCCCAAATCTAATCTTTATCTAACAAACTATTATTCTTATCCACAACATTCAACTAATGACTACAAGACATCTGTCAATTAACAACATTAGCTCGCCACAATGTTGTACAATTATCACTAATAACAGTATCCTATCATTCCCCCGATTATACCCTCTTGTTTTTAATCTTATTTCTAATCTCAAAATGTATTTATAATCTTTTTGAATAACTATATATGTACTTTTTActaattttaaaatagttgataaatattttaaaacagAAAACTGATTGCATTGTCTAAAGTTGCAAACGTAGATAAAACCAATAttgaaaaaatgaattaaatcgAAAACACAATGATTAAAATAGATTTGAGGTATAAACAAAGTTATCGAAAAATGTTTTTACAAGCATACACAAATAAGTGGGTGTCACAATCAAGTCCAAACTAACTGCGCTAGCAATACAAAAATTATATAAAGGATAAACAAGCCAGTAGAGGAAATGAGTAGAAATATATATGGGCAGAACAAATAAGAAAGCGTTCCAGACATACCTCTTTAACAGGAGCTAATGAGTATTCACCAGATAGCAAACCATGCGCCAACTTAACTCTGTCATgcaaaacaaaagataagtcTTTCCAAAAATGTGGATGAAGCAACCTACAGTATCTCATGATTAAGAAGAAAAGccagaaaaatagaaaaaaaattcaataaccGAAATACACACCCATGTTTGCATTTGGAGCAGTGAGTATAAACCAGAAACTCTTATTCATAAACAGCAATCGAAATTGGTGACAACTAAGACTAATAATTAGTAACACATCTTAGCGACAGAAATGcatttaaaaaatcaatccttagaatcagtggcgaagccaggaattgACGGGGGGAGGGGCGAAGTTAAAAGAGTGCAAGGTTCAAAAGAATAGCAACAACCAAATCattttatatagtaatgtcttccataatttatcaacataaacaaattacaattgttgccg
Above is a window of Malus sylvestris chromosome 15, drMalSylv7.2, whole genome shotgun sequence DNA encoding:
- the LOC126602687 gene encoding transposon Ty3-G Gag-Pol polyprotein encodes the protein MDTRVAALEGSVQEIQSSVATIGSTMQNLSTVIASMESRFAALEFHFSGADRPHRAPGDLGNSSNPMGSSEETLSDRVDHMGQRFFRQDSSFHPRPPLIKLEFPRFSDGDDPLAWVYRAEHYFDYFSVDDAQKVRMASFHMDNEALQWFQWRNCIKNHPTWADFVHVFCKEFGPSEFEDFTEALVQLKQLGSLKEYVSEFRRLANRTTEIGPVMLRGCFIGGLKPELRHDVKLLRPSDVHEAIALAFQVDIKLSDTKVRNFSRNSVSSFSNATNSKFVPLLSGSNFSSSTSRASNMRKMSFEEIQDRRKKGLCYSCPEKWVRGHVCATQQLLLLDVSADRIEDFDGEDCDDQQVEITACAVFGSSAPQHIQTMKVSGLIKNCPVIVLLDSGSSHNFISLSVAKQLGWKVDSKHSFEVMIANGGTIASKGCCSQIKLQIQQYEYISDFYVLQLGGCDVVLGAQWLRTLGPILWDFDKLKMEFTLGKKHYCISSSPPPAPTSISTCQVEKLLSQGPFGVVLFFLEPETQVAIVGDLTILQETELEGLLSRFASVFQAPTTLPLSRSHDHRIPLLDGSKPPSARPYRYGPLQKSEIEKCVQELLDSGFIRASNSPFSSPVLLVKKKDNSWRMCMDYRALNLITIKDKYPIPLIDELLDELFGAQFFSKLDLRAGYHQIRVHTSDIEKTAFRTHDGHYEFLVMPFGLTNAPATFQSLMNEIFRPYLRKFVLVFFDDILVYSDSWESHLHHLSLVFKVLQDHQLFVKRTKCDFGKSQIEYLGHVVSRQGVAADPSKLQSIQDWPLPHSVKALRGFLGLTGYYRKFIPNYGKICGPLTALTKKDAFKWTDEATGAFQVLKDLMVSPHVLALPDFSKPFIIETDASNNGLGAVLHQDGRPIAFTSKALGPRAQAMSTYEREMLAIVHAIKKWQSYIQGRHFVIKTDHHSLKFFLQHRAHTPFQQKWVSKLLGFDYEIQYKQGCDNVAADALSRLHSDGVLSAISYPYMGWLDDIRRHNEQDPWIMEKIRELPADGASSSTARYHFDNGFLKYKGRIVFSPSSGWRDKIFYEHHCTPVAGHSGFLKTYKRISRSFYWQGMKSDVMQWVAACSVCQQNKTETLASPGLLNPLPITSTVWTDIAMDFIVGLPPCKGKTIIFVVVDRLSKYAHFLPMSHPYTAHSVAQIFVDHIFKLHGMPSTIVSDRDPVFLSSFWKAFFTLNGSKLCLSSGYHPQTDGQTEVTNRGLETYLRCFCSHQPKKWVHWLPWAEWHYNTTFHTSSKLTPYEVVYGQPPPAVPTYESGATKIDLVNRSLEERGRILSQLKTNLVSAQVRMKQQADKHRTERSFEVGDMVFLRLVPYQHQSLAKHPFHKLQPRFYGPFKVLQKIGHVAYKIDLLTTSKLHPVFHVSCLKKQLGSDIIPAVPLPVVTEDGLLEDYPLAILRRRLTGQGSSSKTEVLVQWKHRPKEDATWENYAEFVNRFPAFQP